Proteins encoded together in one Impatiens glandulifera chromosome 1, dImpGla2.1, whole genome shotgun sequence window:
- the LOC124927955 gene encoding phospholipase A1-IIgamma-like, whose protein sequence is MENWKVLSGDQDWEGLLEPLDYDLRRYLIHYGEMAEATYDTFNNNKTSKYAGFSRYSKDELFSKVGLGKGKAEKKYTVTKFLYATSSSLVPDGFLLKSLSREDKNIESNWIGFVAVATDEGVREMGRRDIVVAWRGTIESMEWVNDIQLGLVEATKIFGTGDDHEEKDVPKVHQGFYSLYTSVDPGSIYNKTSARDQVLEEIKKLVNTYENEELSITVTGHSLGAAITTLNAIDIARNVAGNYLVTAFPFACPRVGNSKLRTTASGLHNLRVLRIENIPDVVPDHPINIVGYDVVGNVLKVDSEKSPYLKNGKPGIMSFLTRAHNLEVYMHMVAGTQGSKASEFKLVIERDIALVNKGLDGLKEEYSVPTSWWVQANQGMVQLPNGSWQLMDVGY, encoded by the exons ATGGAGAATTGGAAGGTTTTGAGCGGGGATCAGGATTGGGAAGGCCTACTTGAGCCATTGGATTACGATCTCCGTCGTTATCTAATTCACTATGGAGAAATGGCTGAGGCGACTTACGACACATTCAATAACAACAAGACATCAAAATATGCGGGATTCAGTCGTTACTCTAAAGACGAACTTTTCTCCAAAGTTGGCCTAGGCAAAGGAAAGGCCGAGAAGAAGTATACCGTGACGAAATTCCTGTACGCGACGTCCTCTAGTTTGGTTCCAGATGGGTTCCTCTTAAAATCCTTATCAAGAGAGGACAAGAATATTGAGTCGAATTGGATAGGTTTTGTGGCGGTGGCCACCGACGAAGGGGTGCGTGAAATGGGAAGGAGGGATATTGTGGTCGCATGGAGAGGAACTATAGAGTCAATGGAATGGGTAAATGACATTCAACTTGGCTTAGTTGAGGCAACTAAAATATTTGGAACGGGAGATGACCACGAGGAGAAAGACGTCCCCAAGGTTCATCAAGGGTTTTACTCTTTGTACACTTCAGTTGATCCTGGATCAATATATAACAAGACCAGTGCAAGGGATcag GTCCTCGAAGAGATCAAGAAACTAGTGAATACCTATGAAAATGAGGAACTAAGTATTACCGTGACAGGCCATAGTCTTGGAGCAGCGATCACAACTCTAAATGCGATAGACATAGCGAGGAATGTTGCTGGAAACTACCTAGTCACTGCTTTCCCTTTTGCTTGCCCGCGTGTGGGAAACTCCAAGCTAAGGACAACGGCATCCGGCCTACATAACCTTCGCGTTCTTCGTATCGAGAACATTCCAGACGTTGTTCCAGACCACCCAATAAACATTGTGGGCTATGATGTTGTGGGGAATGTTTTAAAAGTGGATAGCGAAAAATCTCCTTACTTGAAAAATGGGAAACCGGGGATCATGTCTTTCCTGACGAGGGCTCACAACTTGGAGGTGTATATGCATATGGTGGCCGGAACTCAAGGAAGTAAGGCGTCAGAGTTCAAGTTGGTGATCGAGAGGGATATTGCTCTAGTGAACAAAGGGTTGGATGGGCTTAAGGAAGAGTATAGTGTGCCAACTTCATGGTGGGTGCAAGCTAACCAGGGCATGGTTCAACTTCCTAATGGTTCGTGGCAGTTAATGGATGTTGggtattaa
- the LOC124933951 gene encoding phospholipase A1-IIgamma-like translates to MENWKVLSGDQEWEGLLEPLDYDLRRYLIHYGEMAEATYDAFNNNRTSKYAGFSRYSKDELFSKVGLGKGKAEKKYTVTKFLYATSSSLVPDGFLLKSLSREDKNSESNWIGFVAVATDEGVREMGRRDIVVAWRGTIESILSMEWVNDIQLGLVEATKIFKTGDDHKEKDVPKVHQGFYSLYTSIDSGSIYNKTSARDQVLEEVKKLVNTYENEELSITVTGHSLGAAITTLNAIDIARNVAGNHLVTAFPFACPRVGNSKLRTTASDLHNLRVLRIENIPDVVPDHPINIVGYDVVGKVLKVDSQKSPYLKNGQPGIMSFLSRAHNLEVYMHMVAGTQGSKALEFKLVIERDIALVNKGLDGLKEEYSVPTSWWVQANQGMVQLPNGSWQLMDVGY, encoded by the exons ATGGAGAATTGGAAGGTTTTGAGCGGGGATCAAGAATGGGAAGGCCTACTTGAGCCATTGGATTACGATCTCCGTCGATATCTAATTCACTATGGAGAAATGGCTGAGGCGACTTACGACGCGTTCAATAACAACAGGACATCAAAGTATGCGGGATTCAGTCGTTACTCTAAAGACGAACTTTTCTCCAAAGTTGGCCTAGGCAAAGGAAAGGCCGAGAAGAAGTATACTGTGACGAAATTCTTGTACGCGACATCCTCTAGTTTGGTTCCAGATGGGTTCCTCTTAAAATCCTTATCAAGAGAGGACAAGAATAGTGAGTCGAATTGGATAGGTTTTGTGGCGGTGGCCACCGACGAAGGGGTGCGTGAAATGGGAAGGAGGGATATTGTGGTCGCATGGAGAGGAACTATAGAGTCaatatta TCAATGGAATGGGTAAATGACATTCAACTTGGCTTAGTTGAGGCAACTAAGATATTCAAAACGGGAGATGACCACAAGGAGAAAGACGTCCCCAAGGTTCATCAAGGGTTTTACTCTTTGTACACTTCAATTGATTCTGGATCAATATATAACAAGACTAGTGCAAGGGACCAG gTCCTCGAAGAGGTCAAGAAACTAGTGAATACCTATGAAAATGAGGAGCTTAGTATTACCGTAACAGGCCATAGCCTTGGAGCAGCGATCACAACTCTAAATGCGATAGACATAGCGAGGAACGTTGCTGGAAACCACCTAGTCACTGCTTTCCCATTTGCCTGCCCGCGTGTGGGAAACTCCAAGCTAAGGACAACGGCATCCGACCTACATAACCTCCGCGTCCTCCGTATCGAGAACATTCCAGACGTTGTTCCAGACCACCCAATAAACATTGTGGGCTATGATGTTGTGGGGAAGGTTTTAAAAGTGGATAGCCAAAAATCTCCTTACTTGAAAAATGGGCAACCGGGGATCATGTCTTTCCTTTCGAGGGCTCACAACTTGGAGGTGTATATGCATATGGTGGCCGGAACTCAGGGAAGTAAGGCGTTGGAGTTCAAGTTGGTGATCGAGAGGGATATTGCTCTAGTGAACAAAGGGCTGGATGGGCTTAAGGAAGAGTATAGTGTGCCAACTTCATGGTGGGTGCAAGCTAACCAGGGCATGGTTCAACTTCCTAATGGCTCATGGCAGTTAATGGATGTTGGGTATTAA
- the LOC124933930 gene encoding 14-3-3-like protein B isoform X2 — MASSKERENLVYIARLAEQAERYDEMVETMKKVAKLDIELTVEERNLLSVGYKNVVGSRRASWRILSSIEQREEARGNEINVKRIKEYRQIVESELSTICSDIMTIIDEHLIPSSSSGESSVFFYKMKGDYYRYLAEFKVDEDKKDAADQSLQAYQSATTAAESGLSPTHPIRLGLALNFSVFYYEILNSPERACHLAKQAFDEAISELDSLSEESYKDSTLIMQLLRDNLTLWNSDIPEDGEEGQKADGSSKPNGKDVE, encoded by the exons ATGGCGTCCTCCAAAGAACGTGAGAATCTCGTCTACATAGCCAGACTCGCCGAACAAGCTGAGCGCTACGATG AAATGGTGGAAACGATGAAGAAAGTGGCGAAGCTAGATATAGAGTTAACCGTTGAAGAAAGGAATTTGCTGTCTGTCGGCTACAAGAACGTGGTTGGATCTCGTAGGGCTTCTTGGCGTATCCTTTCATCGATCGAACAGAGAGAAGAAGCAAGAGGCAACGAGATCAATGTCAAACGGATCAAGGAATACAGACAGATAGTTGAATCAGAACTCTCTACCATTTGTAGTGATATCATGACTATCATTGATGAACATCTGATTCCTTCTTCTAGCTCCGGTGAATCATCAGTGTTCTTCTATAAGAT GAAAGGCGACTACTACCGCTATCTGGCTGAGTTTAAGGTCGACGAGGATAAAAAAGATGCAGCTGATCAGTCCCTTCAGGCATATCAG TCTGCTACCACAGCAGCGGAGTCTGGCTTGTCTCCTACACATCCTATACGACTTGGTCTGGCATTGAATTTCTCTGTTTTCTACTATGAGATCTTGAATTCTCCTGAAAG AGCTTGTCACCTGGCGAAGCAAGCTTTTGATGAAGCTATCTCGGAGTTGGATAGTCTGAGTGAGGAATCTTACAAAGACAGTACATTAATCATGCAACTCTTGAGAGACAATCTTACTTTATGGAATTCTGACATTCCAGAGGATGGAG AAGAAGGTCAGAAGGCTGATGGGAGCTCTAAACCAAATGGAAAAGATGTTGAG
- the LOC124933930 gene encoding 14-3-3-like protein C isoform X3, producing MASSKERENLVYIARLAEQAERYDEMVETMKKVAKLDIELTVEERNLLSVGYKNVVGSRRASWRILSSIEQREEARGNEINVKRIKEYRQIVESELSTICSDIMTIIDEHLIPSSSSGESSVFFYKMKGDYYRYLAEFKVDEDKKDAADQSLQAYQSATTAAESGLSPTHPIRLGLALNFSVFYYEILNSPERACHLAKQAFDEAISELDSLSEESYKDSTLIMQLLRDNLTLWNSDIPEDGEGQKADGSSKPNGKDVE from the exons ATGGCGTCCTCCAAAGAACGTGAGAATCTCGTCTACATAGCCAGACTCGCCGAACAAGCTGAGCGCTACGATG AAATGGTGGAAACGATGAAGAAAGTGGCGAAGCTAGATATAGAGTTAACCGTTGAAGAAAGGAATTTGCTGTCTGTCGGCTACAAGAACGTGGTTGGATCTCGTAGGGCTTCTTGGCGTATCCTTTCATCGATCGAACAGAGAGAAGAAGCAAGAGGCAACGAGATCAATGTCAAACGGATCAAGGAATACAGACAGATAGTTGAATCAGAACTCTCTACCATTTGTAGTGATATCATGACTATCATTGATGAACATCTGATTCCTTCTTCTAGCTCCGGTGAATCATCAGTGTTCTTCTATAAGAT GAAAGGCGACTACTACCGCTATCTGGCTGAGTTTAAGGTCGACGAGGATAAAAAAGATGCAGCTGATCAGTCCCTTCAGGCATATCAG TCTGCTACCACAGCAGCGGAGTCTGGCTTGTCTCCTACACATCCTATACGACTTGGTCTGGCATTGAATTTCTCTGTTTTCTACTATGAGATCTTGAATTCTCCTGAAAG AGCTTGTCACCTGGCGAAGCAAGCTTTTGATGAAGCTATCTCGGAGTTGGATAGTCTGAGTGAGGAATCTTACAAAGACAGTACATTAATCATGCAACTCTTGAGAGACAATCTTACTTTATGGAATTCTGACATTCCAGAGGATGGAG AAGGTCAGAAGGCTGATGGGAGCTCTAAACCAAATGGAAAAGATGTTGAG TAA
- the LOC124933930 gene encoding 14-3-3-like protein B isoform X1 has translation MASSKERENLVYIARLAEQAERYDEMVETMKKVAKLDIELTVEERNLLSVGYKNVVGSRRASWRILSSIEQREEARGNEINVKRIKEYRQIVESELSTICSDIMTIIDEHLIPSSSSGESSVFFYKMKGDYYRYLAEFKVDEDKKDAADQSLQAYQSATTAAESGLSPTHPIRLGLALNFSVFYYEILNSPERACHLAKQAFDEAISELDSLSEESYKDSTLIMQLLRDNLTLWNSDIPEDGEEGQKADGSSKPNGKDVE, from the exons ATGGCGTCCTCCAAAGAACGTGAGAATCTCGTCTACATAGCCAGACTCGCCGAACAAGCTGAGCGCTACGATG AAATGGTGGAAACGATGAAGAAAGTGGCGAAGCTAGATATAGAGTTAACCGTTGAAGAAAGGAATTTGCTGTCTGTCGGCTACAAGAACGTGGTTGGATCTCGTAGGGCTTCTTGGCGTATCCTTTCATCGATCGAACAGAGAGAAGAAGCAAGAGGCAACGAGATCAATGTCAAACGGATCAAGGAATACAGACAGATAGTTGAATCAGAACTCTCTACCATTTGTAGTGATATCATGACTATCATTGATGAACATCTGATTCCTTCTTCTAGCTCCGGTGAATCATCAGTGTTCTTCTATAAGAT GAAAGGCGACTACTACCGCTATCTGGCTGAGTTTAAGGTCGACGAGGATAAAAAAGATGCAGCTGATCAGTCCCTTCAGGCATATCAG TCTGCTACCACAGCAGCGGAGTCTGGCTTGTCTCCTACACATCCTATACGACTTGGTCTGGCATTGAATTTCTCTGTTTTCTACTATGAGATCTTGAATTCTCCTGAAAG AGCTTGTCACCTGGCGAAGCAAGCTTTTGATGAAGCTATCTCGGAGTTGGATAGTCTGAGTGAGGAATCTTACAAAGACAGTACATTAATCATGCAACTCTTGAGAGACAATCTTACTTTATGGAATTCTGACATTCCAGAGGATGGAG AAGAAGGTCAGAAGGCTGATGGGAGCTCTAAACCAAATGGAAAAGATGTTGAG TAA
- the LOC124933919 gene encoding cyclin-A3-2-like, whose product MTVKVNSVSVTRFGKKRTADAMVGQDSHLQHSPAKKRSPLDGISNLISTHTAVHEIEAAASKFDDSEMCDGYVTEIYDYLHNMEKEAKRRPLQDYIDKVQKDVTANMRGVLVDWLVEVAEEYKLQSDTLYLSITYIDRFLSLIPLNKQRLQLLGVSSMLIASKFQEINPPTLDDFCYITDNTYKKEDVVKMEADILKSLQFEVSSPTINTFLRRFSRISEHDRKYPDLEFELLGCYLAELSLLDYGCVKFLPSMIASSVVFLSRFMFHPDKHPWNANLERFSGYKPADLQECVLLIQDFQLSKRGGSLVSVRDKYNQHKFKYVGLMKGPLQIPNLYFEG is encoded by the coding sequence ATGACTGTCAAAGTAAACTCAGTGAGTGTTACTCGCTTCGGGAAGAAGAGGACAGCCGACGCAATGGTCGGACAGGATTCTCATCTGCAGCATTCCCCCGCCAAGAAGAGATCCCCTCTCGATGGGATTTCCAATTTAATTAGTACTCATACGGCTGTACATGAAATTGAAGCAGCAGCCTCCAAGTTTGATGATTCTGAGATGTGCGATGGTTATGTAACTGAAATCTACGATTATCTTCATAACATGGAGAAAGAGGCAAAGAGAAGGCCGCTGCAAGACTATATCGACAAGGTGCAGAAGGATGTGACTGCAAACATGAGAGGGGTTTTGGTGGATTGGTTGGTGGAGGTCGCAGAAGAATACAAGCTTCAATCTGATACCCTTTATCTCTCAATCACTTACATTGACAGATTCTTGTCTCTTATTCCTCTCAATAAGCAGAGGCTGCAGTTGCTTGGCGTTTCTTCAATGCTGATTGCATCAAAGTTTCAAGAGATTAATCCTCCAACACTTGATGACTTCTGCTACATTACAGATAACACTTACAAAAAGGAAGATGTGGTGAAGATGGAAGCAGATATACTTAAGTCTCTTCAATTCGAAGTCAGCAGTCCAACCATTAATACCTTCTTGAGAAGATTCTCCAGGATTTCTGAACACGATCGCAAATATCCTGATTTGGAGTTTGAGTTATTGGGATGCTACTTGGCAGAGTTGAGTTTGCTGGACTATGGCTGTGTCAAGTTCTTGCCATCCATGATTGCTTCTTCTGTTGTATTCCTTTCCAGGTTTATGTTCCACCCTGATAAACATCCATGGAATGCAAACCTTGAAAGGTTTTCAGGATACAAACCTGCTGATTTACAGGAATGTGTTCTTCTTATACAAGACTTCCAGTTGAGTAAAAGAGGAGGCTCATTAGTGTCAGTCAGAGACAAATACAACCAGCATAAGTTCAAATATGTTGGCTTGATGAAGGGCCCTCTTCAAATACCCAATTTGTACTTTGAAGGTTGA